The Agromyces mangrovi genome contains a region encoding:
- a CDS encoding carbohydrate ABC transporter permease, translated as MTTTSTRALVTGRRLPKGRLMPRRTSEAPAQRPGQRRRQWRETLAGYGFLSPWLIGFFGLTIIPMIYSLYLSFTRYNIFQPPRWIGFDNYIRLFTNDPQFIQSAQITLIYVLVGTPVMLAAALATALLLNYRDKGAGFFRSAFYAPSLIAASVSVAIVWRALFSTDGPVDNTLSFFGLELGGWVGNPDLVLPAMIILAVWQFGATMVIFLAGLKQIPKELYEAAEMDGANAMQRFRAVTIPMLSPVIFFNLLLGLIGAFQVFSSAYIISNGSGGPAGMTNFITLYLYKRGFSDGQMGYAAAIAWVLLVVVAIIAFILFRTQRSWVHYSGDNR; from the coding sequence CCCCGCCCAGCGTCCGGGCCAGCGGCGCCGGCAGTGGCGCGAGACGCTCGCGGGATACGGGTTCCTCAGCCCCTGGCTGATCGGCTTCTTCGGCCTCACGATCATCCCGATGATCTACTCGCTGTACCTGTCGTTCACCCGGTACAACATCTTCCAGCCGCCGCGCTGGATCGGCTTCGACAACTACATCCGGCTGTTCACGAACGACCCCCAGTTCATCCAGTCGGCCCAGATCACCCTGATCTACGTGCTCGTCGGCACCCCGGTCATGCTCGCCGCGGCCCTGGCCACCGCACTGCTGCTGAACTACCGCGACAAGGGCGCCGGGTTCTTCCGCTCCGCGTTCTACGCCCCGTCGCTGATCGCCGCGTCGGTGTCGGTCGCGATCGTGTGGCGTGCACTGTTCTCCACCGACGGCCCCGTCGACAACACGCTGAGCTTCTTCGGACTCGAGCTCGGCGGCTGGGTCGGCAACCCCGACCTCGTGCTCCCGGCGATGATCATCCTCGCCGTGTGGCAGTTCGGCGCCACCATGGTCATCTTCCTCGCCGGCCTCAAGCAGATCCCCAAGGAGCTCTACGAGGCCGCCGAGATGGACGGCGCGAACGCGATGCAGCGGTTCCGCGCGGTGACCATCCCGATGCTCTCCCCGGTCATCTTCTTCAACCTGCTGCTCGGCCTGATCGGCGCCTTCCAGGTGTTCTCGTCGGCGTACATCATCTCGAACGGCTCCGGCGGCCCGGCGGGCATGACGAACTTCATCACCCTGTACCTCTACAAGCGCGGCTTCAGCGACGGGCAGATGGGCTACGCCGCCGCGATCGCCTGGGTGCTGCTCGTGGTCGTCGCGATCATCGCCTTCATCCTGTTCCGCACCCAGCGCAGCTGGGTCCACTACTCGGGAGACAACCGATGA